From the Sardina pilchardus chromosome 11, fSarPil1.1, whole genome shotgun sequence genome, the window TCCATTAAGGCATCAGGAGGGAGGTTAACGGCAACATCATACGCCAATACTGCACAGCTGTGTACCAGCTAGCTACCGTTACACTCAACACCAACTCATCTACATTCAAACTGGGTTTGAGACAAcacactgaagaaaaaaaaacagaaaataaattgACTTCTTGACTTTGTTTGGGTGGGCAAGACACAAGGCTTGGGTGGGCTGGACCCTGCCTAGAGCCAGCACTGCCAGaagtcatcatttaaggggaTATTTTTCAATTATTAAGTATTTGATGCCATGGGGCCTAGATTGTCCAGCAGCACCCAATcaataattagcatttttgtaAAATATGACCACCTGTTTTGACTGGCAAAGTGTGTGAGACAGCaaaggtgaatgtgtgtgtgtgtgtgtgtgtgtgtgtgtgtgtgtactgtgtagggtATTGGGCCTTTTTGGAGAAAAGTCCAGGGCCGTTTTTTAGTCCCAGTCTGTCCCTGGGTCACAGCAGAGAAAGTTCTGATGTAGTTTATCATTTGGCAATACTGACTCACTGAAACGGAGACAGATCTTTACAAGTCTCTGTAAGGAAGTATCTGATATCCTCTAACATCAACTCTGTGCGGCATATAGCCAAGTATGTCCAAAAGCCTGAAGCCGCATGTCTAAATGTGACCCTGTTACTGCCCTGCTCGCACAGACCTCAATTCTTAAGTGGACAACCAGTTGTTAAAACAAACAATTACACACCACTGAGTGAGGTGTAAGTGATTCCCAGCTATGCCCTCAGATATGTCAGTGAGTGTCCATTTGGGTGGCAGGGGCCGGACCGAGTGGCTCCTGAGAGGTCTGCCCTGATTGATTGAGAGGCCGTTCCTGGCATGCTTCTGCCCCTGTGTGCGCCATTTGTCACCCACGTGTGCCGAGACGCTGAGATTGCCATCCCCGGGCCATCTGCGGCGGCATTCCTTGCAGTAAATCAGGGCGCGGCTCACCACTCTCGCTGCGCGTCCCGGACCCCGAGGCCGTGGCCTGGCAGCCCCCGaaggtcaccccccccccccccccccacacacacacacacacacacacacacgcatacactctctctccgcAGCCCTGCACACTTCCCCTGGGGAGCACAGAAAAGAGCTCCGCAAGCACTGTCCCCCTGTCCTTGCATCATCCATCTACTCCCACCACCCCATCACGATTGACCCGCTCAGTTATCCGCTGTGAATGCGTGAGGCTGTATGGATTTTGATGCAGATTTTTAGATAATCAGGAGTATTGAGTTGGTGGGACGGAGGGCAGGCAGCTGACGGGCACAGGGCCGCATGTCTCCTGCCGCCTTTGTCCTACGGAGATTTGAATGGGACTTTCACACCTCGAGTCAACAATGGAAGCTAATGTCAACGTGAGCCAAGGTAGAAAAGCATCCTGTAAATGCATTGAGATGCAAATGTCTTAAGTGGCGATCAATAATGGGAAGGCAGgcgaggagggagggggttgcAGGCAAGAGCATTCTCACATCTGTGATGGCGCCTTCCTAATGAGGCGCAAAGGCTGCGTCATTTCTTGAGAGCTACATACACGAACCTCAGCTTTTAAAACTACTATAAGCGTTTAATTCAGTCCCTTAGGATATATAGTACACGTAAAGATCCCCTACGTATACAGAACAAGACACATAcaattaaacatacacaaaccTGGCATTAAAATTTAAAGACTATGTTAGCAAGCTTTGCTAAATACTTAaaaacctctctgtgtgtcgcAGTGTTGTCATATCACTGAGTCTGTTGATGGTTTATAGTGCAGTTGCAAGTCACAGGCAAAATTATTCATTTTCCTGTTAATCCAACTCCAATGGCTCATGCACAAAAAGATGATCTGGGAGGCACGGAGCGTTCAGACAGCTTTGCCCTAGAATATATAATTGCATGTCTACGATCACCCTTGCTCGCTTAGCCGGCCTTCAACAGACGCATGACAATTCCCCTGATGTGATTTCCAGTGGCAAACTGGGTTAATGGGACAAATAGTAAGAATTATTTCCTTTCCACAGGGTAGAATTGCAATTGTAGcccaatgtttgtttgtgtgttagtgtgcttggGTGTACATACTAGgcctatgcatttatttatgtggATACAAGGTGTGTGGAATTATCTTGCCTTTTTCTGGTATGTCCTAGGTTTGTTTAAGAAGTAATTTCATAATGTTTTAATACATTTCTCTAGAAACAAATTAGCCTGATTCTTAACTGTGATGCTGTTCATCTCTATGAGTTTAGCATGGCTATgcagttttatttgttttgcttttttaagGTGAAGTTTGCAGAAAAAAATAGAGCCAAAACAGGATTGCACTAATATCTGAAAGAGTTTTAAATAGTTGTAGGATTTTTTAAAGGTGAGGTTTGCAAAAAGAATTGTCAAAACAGGATTGCACTAATATCTGAAAGACTTTTAGGTGGTTGCAGGAGACAGAATGTAGAAAGAGGCTTCTCTGTAGATCACTGATTTTCTCCCTCCAACTGAAAACAGCTCTGTTGAAAAGATTTAACAACCGCTTACTTAGGATGGGGGATGGggctggagtggagtggggcaCCGCTGGGTCACCAAAGATGTGGGGGCCTCTCTGCTGCAAAACGGGAAAAAAGGAGCGAGGAAAGCAGCCAAAATCCACATCCAGCCAAGCCTAGGAGAAGAGGTTGGGGGCGGGACTAGCGGTAGAGCGTGGCTTATTGGTAGGCACCGGACCGCTCGCTTGATGGATTGAATCAGGGAATGGATCGAATTACACCATTTGCCGTGCATTAGTTTGTTTTTCTCCGAGCCTGCGCTGCACTGCGAGAAGTTCTGAGACTTAAAGGCTTCTTATTTGGATTTGTTATAACGCATAAGGGATACAAACATACTTTCCGATGAGGTGAGTTTTTACACAGATCTGCTTTGCTCATTATCACAGTTCATGTAGAAAAGTGTGGAGATAAAAGATTTTCCGAATATCCAAGTGGTGGAATCACAAGATCAGAAGCGCTCTATGCTACAACTGTGCTTTCGAGTAGTGGTTATGCACGAAAATAGTAGCCTATCCTGCTCGCCAAGCTatttttatgtacagtacatttgggCAGTTTGCACTCGCACTGTAAATGGGGTGATATTTTTACTCTCAGATAAATGACTGTACCGGTTTGCCATTCTACTCATTTTCTACTTGGAAACAAATGGTATATCAGTTTATTGTATAGACATAGTGTTTTCGTCCGTAATTTCAAGTTACGGGGGGATGGTCGAGTCAGGGGAGGGTGCTGCCTTGGTGCTATTTGATCGGTGTTGAGCTTTGAAGATCAGAAAGCTTCGAGTCGGGCCCAAGGACGGAGTAGCTTGACGAATCTTCGGGAGCGCCTTTTCCCTCGTATCGGAATTATTGCTAAGGTGGATACAGACGAGAATGGAATCTTTATGGTACAATGGATGGAGATCATCTTAATTTACCGAATGGATGTTCATAGGCTCTAGGAAATAATTATTGGGGATATGAAGACGCGCTAGAACCTTTCGTGATTGTTTGGAAACCAGGTAGGCAATTCTTGACTCTTACTACTGTTTCGGGGAAGAAAAACGCATTCGTTTTCCGCGAACCAAATTTTTCATATACACTTAGAATACATTCTCTTGAACACTCTTGAATGCTTTTAAGTACGAATTTCCACTATCGCTTTTAAAATAGTAAGTAGCTTGGTTTAAAGTGCTGATAGGCTACTAGTTCCGATGAAACGACCGGTGCTGTTTTCTTCTGTCTAGATGGACAAAAACTTAAAATAACCATTCGCAATGTTTGGGAAATCGTATAACGATACTGTAGAATAGACTACCCTACTATGTAATTTGTGTGCATACAAATTAGCGCTTTATTGAAGAGAAACAAAACCTGTGTAGTCTGTTCTTATCAAGACAGACGTGGATTCAGCGCATGCATTTATGATGGTTTAAATGGACACCTATTTGCTTCATAGTCCAATTCGTGCAGTGACGAAGCGAAGAGCGGCTGTGTTAACTTTTGTATACGGGAACGACTTAATATCGCTGTATAAGATGGCCCATatagatttttatttaattataataaaaaataattcgTCGGACCATACAAACTCAAGAAGAGAAGGAAATACACGCTACAAAAGTATCCGAGTAGCCGATTGTTTATGCTGTAGCCAACTCCCACTGCTAAGGCATAACTTGCCCTCCGATCTTTAATTTGCGAACAGCTGAGTGCGTCTAATACTAATAATGGATACGGGCATTGTTGGTGGTTATATAGTGTGTTGCTTTCATTAAATTTGGCCCCGTAGCCATGCATTAGAGGAGAATCAATTTACCAGCTAATCCATTAACGTTACTGTTTACAGATATGCTGCTCTCACGTCTTTGTTGGCCAATGCATTGAATGTAACACGAAATACTTACCATGGATCAATTGTGAATGCGTTTACTTCCTGCACAAAGAGCTTGTATGCTTCCAGAATAGGTTTCTGTGATCGTGTTAAAATCACACTTTGTATTAaaactataaattaaatgtCATAGTTGCACGCCTAGCGCATCAATGTTTCTGGACAAAGAATACTGAAATGCAAATTGAGTGACATGCATGCATTGTCAGCAGAAACATTAGTTTAGATTAAATCTAATTATTTTGGTGTTTATAATAGATGCATTATTTTAATGAGGAGATAAGATAGTAAATGCTTACAATTACAAAATGAGGTAGGTCTACAGCTTTCTTTTTCAATTTACACAAAATTATAGTCTAAGTACGATCTTTTAACCCAGTCAGTATATCAAATATTATTTCCAAAATGAGGTCTGGAATGGCTCCcaacatttgcataattagATATTTCTGCCTAAATCACCTTTATTAGGGACTGGCCAACTCTCTGGATGTCTGAAAAGTCTGCAACAGATCATCAGGCAACCTGTTCCTGACCACAACAGGATACTGGTGCTGGTGCAGGATAATCATCCCCAGCCCCCACAATGATCATTGGCCTGTTAACAACACAGCTGGCCACTGCAGCAGCTCCCTTCCACATCGCTGGCCGCACGGTCAGGCTAGAGTAGCTCAAGTTAACCCTcagagcagggagggagggctCCATTGTGTGCTGTCCAGGCTTCCAAGCCCCTGAGCCCCCATTGTTCCACGCCACACCTGCAGCAGAGAGCTCTTTATGGGGGAATTAAAGCCGGGCCACGGCGGAGTCGGCCGAGGCCTCTCCCATTTCATCCTTCTCACGAAGGTGAGCTaggggtggggtaggggtggggtaggggtggTGTGGATCAGGGCTGCCAGGTTCCTACCCAGTGCACTGTGAAGCAACAAGTTCAAACTCCTCACATCTAATCCTTTTGGATAAATACTTAAGGACCGTACGCTATTGTCATCGAAAGCTGAAAAGCGGCAAATCTTTTCACTGTCACCGCCGAGGTCTCGGTCTCATCAGATAACACCGGCCCCCCGAGAGAGGGCTCTGATTGCTTTGTAAAAGCACAGATTTGGATGAAATAGTAATATTGTTCATCCAATTTAACAGCCTCTTCCAAGCAGATGCCTCAGGGACTGCCAGGGCTTCTTCACAATGcttcagagagaggaagagagacacagagaaggcaCAAGTGTCCCATTCAGAAGTTATCTGATTGTTGTGGTCTTGGACTTTACGGCCGACATGTAACACAATTGACCCACCCACTGCCACCAAAATGGACCAAAGGCTTGACAACTGTTGTTCCGTCTGGTTAATCCTAGCAATCTCATTGTTGAAGGGGACTGAGGGACACCTGTTTGTATTGTGTGCCAGGTTTTTATTGCCCCAATTTCTCCTGTAAGACCTCGCTGCAGGGCGGATTCTAGCCATGTACTGCTGCAGGCAAACTTTTCTGAAACAACCTGGGAGCCAACAAAAACTGTGAGCCAACGACCCCcattcccccattcatttttttttttaataaaatgaAACCCAGCCAACAACATCAGTGGAGAAAGTGCGTGATTGTAGGACATTGAAAAGCCCTATAATAACAgggagagtggagggggggatgCTAAATGGCAAGACGTTTGCGTGACTAGCGGTCTGCTTGCGTCCTGGAACTTGTCGAGGCTCATACACTGGAGGGCAGGAATAAGAAACCGTACCGAGACATTCAATCGAAAACATGTTGCGCTGGCTGTAGATTGCCGAAGTAATTTTAGATCACTGACCTTTGGTTGTCCTTTTGTTTCTGCTTTGCATTAAGTTCCTGGGCAAAACTGCTTTGCCCTCCCTGGCACTCTAATGCACTGTGGCAGGGAAATACGGCCAAATGACATGTATATTCAGCTCCTTTCCGTTTTCCCATGAATAATGATCAGTGAGCATGGGGTGCTTTAGTTGTCTGGTGGGAATATGATTCACTTCAGTGAAAACACTCATTTCATGTCCTGAGGATATGCAGAATATAGGGAAATTCCTTGGTAGAGAGCAACAAAATGGTTACAGGCTGCCAGAGATGCTGAACAATGAGCTCCATGAAACAGACAGTTTTGCAAAGTACATCACCGTTTACCATAAGCTGGTTGGACAGTGAAAACTGCTGATCAGGACTACTCTCAGATATCATTTGTTAATTAAAACCAGTATAGTATTTCTTTCAGATGCATCGACCCAAGTGAGCATGCTACGTGCCTGACCTTTTGAATCTGCATACTGTCCAGACATTAGTCTTAATTTCTCAATCAGCTGAACTAATTTGGGTGAAGGCTCATTATCCCTTTCAGTCTGTTCACTAATATAGTTCACATTTGCTGGCTGTTCATTTTTCAGCGGTTATATTCACACAGCCTCATGATGGCAAACCCAGTCACAAGGAAGTCATACATCTGGATAGGGTGGGCAAGCATTCAACTTTTTACTGCTATCACATGGAAACAAAGCCCCCACATGCTGACGGCCCATTAAATAGCAACAGAACAGCTAATCAACTCTGCTCTCTTTATTCCAATCAATCGGCTAGCTGGCCATATCGGCAGTTTGTGCGTAGCTTGGCCTTGGAGCAGGTGTGCAGGGGAGGCTAATTGAAAACGTGTCAAtaccagtgtgtgcgtgtgcaagagGGAGAGCACTCTGGCGTCCATGTGCTCCACTCTCTGCTCACCGCACGCTGCCGGTTAATCCATTTCCCTGGCTGTTTGTTGTCTCCCAGCGAATTGTTTATATCCGTTCAGGCTCCATCCACATGAATAATTTGTTTGCCTTATAAATATTTGACTGGACATTGCTCAttaatatgcacatacacagggCTGTCTGTAACTACTGTCACTCCAGGACACTGGCCAGCCACAGCAGTGGGCCCACTGTCACTTCCAAGCCTGGCCGGTGTGTGGCCAAATAGCATGCTAAAATCAGcccgcgcacacagacacacacacacacacacacatgctggattAATCATGTAGTACTCATGAAATGATACAGAAACCCATGCAAGATTGGTGGGAAAAGGAtaaacaatcaaaacaaagcTGTTGGGCTGCCCTTGTGCCAAACAACAAGGGTATCTGCAATATGCCTGCCCAATAATCTGACCTTCCTGTGAGGAACAGATGCAATAATGGCTCTGAGTCACCACTGACTGTCAGAGTGGTCTGCACAGTGCTTTTAGAGAGGACAGGATGTGTTTCATGCTAGAGCAATGCTAAGATAACAGTGGGCCCCACGGTTTTAACATGCCCAGCACAATGTGCCGTCCCTTAATCCtgttgtttctgtgttttccaggtaacattacagtttttgccaaacaggaagtgtccACTTTCTGTGTCAATCATGGGCAGCAGACCTTTGTTTCCCCTCATCGTTGTCCTGCTGATGGCATCATGTCTTGAGGCTGTCAGTTTTCCCGAGGATAATATTCCCATAGAAGTGGTGGACTACCACTGTGAGTATCAATTATTAACTGGTCACCCATAGTGCTTTTCTTATTGTCAGAGGCTTTCTGTTATGACCTTTGGTAGTCTCCTGCTCGTAAGCATTTTTACTTGAGATAGCTCCTGCATTGACATACCCACCAGTCAGCCACTGGCCCTCAGTACAACTTACATTCATGCGTTGAGTCAGCGTGAGGTCATATATGATATTATCTCACTTTCCAAGAGTTGCTGTGGCAAAAGATTCTGACAATCTGCAGACACAGCATCATGTATTTATGTTGTAGCTCTAGTTTTCATTACATTACCAGGGGATTTCTTCAAAGCCATTATACATGGCATATATACAGCCAATCAATACTTGCTATTGATTGTGTGGCCCAGTAATCCCAAATAATGCTGCATCTTATTCCTTGCTCAGATACACGGCAGTATCCTGTGTTCAGAGGCCGCCCTTCAGGCAATGAATCTCAACACAGACTAGACTTTCAACTGATGACAAAAATCCAAGACACCCTCTTCATCGCTGGCAGGTACGTCTTTTTGAAGGGGGAAGAAGTCCTTGACAATGCTGGCTCTGATCATGCCCAGACTGTAATGTATACTGGCAGCATCGATCGGTCTGACTGAAGTATGTCACCCAGTGGGTCACACTCATTTCTCCTGGCAACCTTTTGGTGCTCACgtgtcctttttctttttttcccctaaagGGACCAGGTCTATTTGGTCAGCCTGCGAGAATCCTACAGGAATGAAATCATTCCTTACAGAGTAAGTTGTGTTACTGCATTAAGTATTATTACTCATAAATTCACTTACAGCTGTCAAGCTAAACAGTCGTGTCTCTGTGTTTAAACAAACTCATAAACCACAACTTTAAGAGCTCATAAATGCGAGACTGGAAATACTGAATAGCGTGTTaatactttttttccccccatcatttaaaaaaaaaaacagaaattgaCTTGGAGATCGGGCCAAGCGGACAGGGAGACGTGTGCCTTGAAAGGGAAGCACAGAGTAAGTGTCTCAATGGCTCATTTCCTCGTTGCCTTATGAATGTGAAAAGGGGTTCAGTGCTTGCTTGTGCCAGTGGGTAATATGTTCTCCGTCACTTTTGCCCCTCAGGATGAATGTCACAATTTCATCAAAGTGCTCGTCCCCAGAAACGATGATCTGGTCTTCATATGCGGGACAAATGGCTTCAACCCAATGTGCCGATATTACAGGGTAAGCAATGACAGAGAAATGCCCTGTTTTCAGCAGGCTTCTAGTCACACATGTCACAACGTCACCCTTGGTGGAGGCATTTCGTCCCAGCTCCCCATTTATGATTTGGTTTATGCTCGTGCGGGTTTGACTGCATGCAGCTAAACGGTGATTGTGCCAGGCAAACAAACTGCCTGGCACAAACATGATTGGAAACATCTCTGTAGTTTAATGCAAGGCTGAGATAAGACACAGCTGTTTACACATGCTCTGTTCCCATTCAGCTGGATAACCTGGAATTTGATGGGGAAGAAATCAGCGGGTTGGCCCGATGCCCATTCGATGCCAAGCAGACCAACGTTGCCCTCTTTGCCGGTATGAAAGACCCCTCTAAATAATAAGGAAGGATGATGAATGGCTCTTTCAAGTGTTGTGGGGGGGCTTCAGGCTGAAAATTAAAGGGAGCCGTGAGCGCCAAGCCCCATCCACAGACATTAAtcatcatttttttctctttggcCCCAATGAGTGGTGTACTAACAGTATCCATAGCAACGGAGGCCCTGGAGCCTGCCGTGAACAAGAGCACAACCTGTTTTTTAATAAAGGAATTGTTTGGTGTCTGTCAGGAGTCTCAGTCCAAGTAAAGAAATCATGACCCTTGCGCGTGTCCTTTCAGACGGGAAGTTGTACTCGGCCACAGTGGCAGACTTCCTGGCGAGTGACGCTGTTATTTACCGGAGCATGGGGGATGGTTCCGCCCTGAGGACCATAAAATATGACTCCAAGTGGCTGAAAGGTAAGCATGCTGTTTTACTGCCTGAATAACCCACACTTAGTTAGTCATTTAGCGCCAGCAGTGGAGAATTACCACGGCGATGTGTGTTTCCTTTTCTCGCCATTCCCATAGTCTTCAtgacatttctgtaaattgAAAACAGACTGAGGAAATGTCAGAGTAAATAGTCTCTATGTACACATTACTACTGACATACTACGGACACAGGGTTCGTCATGATTTATCCTGACATGAATGGCTTTGTAGTTTCACCTATATTTTCACTCCAGAGGCCAGCCCCTATATGCTGTACTAACCTGCATTTACTCTAACTGGGGCTTTGTCCCCTCAGAATAAAGCTTGTGTACTGCACAGCATCCTGTCAAACAATCTAGGTCAACTCTGAGACACTTTCAGCTTACTGAAAACGCTGTATCAAAAATTTAGTGAAGGTCATTGACAATATGAAAACCTCTTTTCCAGAGCCACATTTCCTGCACGCAGTGGAATACGGGCATTATGTATACTTCTTCTACAGAGAAATAGCAGCAGAGCACAACAACCTGGGGAAGGTAGGACAACCAAGACTGCATAACTTATGAGACTCCAATACCCTTTGATTTATTTCATACAATATATGTGAATATATTGCCACGCATGCATGCCCACACCGAAGACTTCTTGGCCCTTGAGGTAATAGATGGTTTCCCCCAGGTATTAAAAAACACTCTACCCCCTGGAGCTTGGGTTAAATTTACCAATACATCACAACCGTGTCGCTAGTCAGATTTAAAGGGCTTTCGCTTCACCACAGGTTAATAAATATTTCAGTTGCACTAATGCGAGGGATGACACCTGTGCTGTGGTGGAGATTTGCCCTGGTAAATTATTAAACCTGCAACACTTGACTAATTTCAAGCCTAAAGCCCATTAGTCAAGCCTGCCCTCGCTCAGTAAGCAAACGCTATACTGCAAATGTATGCTTCAAGTTCTCTAAACGGGAAGAATCCTCTTTTGAAAGAGGACGCCGAAATGGTGCTTGTTTGCTGCCTCAGGGTAAAAGAAGCCTTCTTGCCGTGTTGGGGAATGTGGCAGCATGTGGAGATGTATTATTCAGGCCTTGGAAGTGTTTTCCCGTTGCTGATTCTGGACCCTCTCGGCCGCGCGCTGTCTTTGCAGGCTGTGTATTCCCGCGTGGCGCGCATATGCAAGAACGACGTCGGCGGCTCCCAAAGAGTTCTCGAGAAGCACTGGACCTCGTTTGTGAAGGCGCGCCTGAATTGCTCTGTCCCCGGggagtcttttttttattttgatgtcCTTCAGTCCATCACGGACATCATTGACATCAATGGGGTTCCCTCAGTGGTCGGAGTCTTCACCACACAGCTGAACAGGTGGGGTTTTTTTCCTCCAACTTCTTTCAATGCTTACAATCTGAATCACTTCATCGAGCTTgtgaactctaaacacatttttaTGGTGTGTTTTTTCCTCATTAACAGCATACCAGGCTCTGCAGTCTGCGCTTTCTCAATGGCAGACATCGAGAAGGTGTTTAGGGGAAGATTTAAAGAGCAAAAAACGGCAGACTCAGTTTGGACACCTTTCCCTGAAGAAAGACTGCCCAAGCCAAGGTGAGGGTCTGCCACGCAACGAGTATTTCCCATAGGTTGAAAGTAGGTCCCTTATGGTTCATAACACATTTTGCATTGTCTGCCTCTCATCATTCAGGCCTGGCTGTTGTGCGGGGCACGGCCCAGCAGAGTCCTTCAAAACCTCCATGGAGTTTCCCGATGAGACTCTGCAGTTCATCAAGTCCCACCCTCTCATGGATGCGGCAGTGCCTTCCATTGGAGACGAGCCATGGTTCACTAAAACACGAGTGAGGTAAGCTGCCTCGCCATCTTTCATTTCCCAGAAGACAGGAGTTAAGCGTTTTTGGGCCGAGATtgatgttttttcccccattcaTCTGCAGGTACCGACTGACAGCTTTAGCAGTTGACAGTGCGGCAGGACCCAACAAGAACTACACGGTGGTGTTCATTGGCTCGGAGGCTGGAATCGTCCTCAAAGTCCTTGCCAAGTCATCTCCGTTCTCCCTAAATGACAgtgtgctgctggaggagaTTGACGTCTTCAACCGGGCAAAGTATGTGGGCGACATCCTCACACCTTTCTTCTCCTTTGTTTAGTCATCCTCTTTGAAATGTATCAAGAAGTTCTATGGGCAAACGCCCTCCTTTTACTAAATGCTATAACTTGTCTAAACTTTGGTCAGTAACGTCACTGCTGGGTGTGTAAGATTTAAACCAAAGGGAGGACACCCCTGGCTGATTTGTCTGATTGGACTGGGATTAATGATCGGATCCTCCCTTCCCtacctgtctcactctctgcccACGTTCACTCCAGGTGCCTATCAACCAACGAGGACGACCAGCGCGTTCTGTCATTCCACCTggataaggacacacacactctgtacgTGGCTTTCTCCAGCTGTGTGGTCCGTATCCCCCTCAGCCGCTGCGAGCGGCACAGCTCCTGCCAAAAGTGAGTCAGACGCACCTGCACTTGACCGTTTGCAAAGAACACCTGTTTGGCAGTTAAATTGGCAGCAGCAATCTTTTTTTACATAATGAATGAATTTGTCACAGATATGCCATGGTGATGTCTCTGCACCGTTCAGTTAATAAGCATTTCTGTGATTTAGGTCGTGCATTGCATCACGGGATCCATATTGTGGGTGGATGCCGCACGGTTCCTGTGAGAGGATCTCTCCAGGTGTCCTGTAAGTAGCTGTGCTTGCTGTGCAAATGCCTGAGAAACAAATGGCCAAATGAATTCCTGTGCATTCCTCTCATGTCTCCCCCCTGTGTCCAACTCTACAGCACGGGCTATGAACAAGATGTGGAAAATGGCAACACAACGCGACTTGGTGACTGTCACGGTGAGACTCCAGCGGCCATCCATACCCATGCCCAGAAACACCATTAGCTTGCACACGTCACAGTAGTAACCTCTCACAACATTCTTCTGCAAAGCCTTAATACAAACATCCAACAGCCACATTGTACTAATGGCACATGTAACGCATAAGCATAGCAGGCAGCGATGGTACGAGAGACAACAAGCTGAACTGTTGGAACACAACAGTTGCCTGATACAGGAACCTTTTTTTCTCGGTGGATGCGACTGAGAAGATAATGAAGCTAACgacttttttgcccttttggTTATTTGATTAAACTGAATcactgggcttttttttttatttttgtgttcTATAATTTTGGATTATTTTTATGCTGATTTCCTGTTCCTTTAATTCCTTTAGAATTTTTGGCTACTACATCTGCGCCAGATTACAAATCATATGGCGACCCAACCTCTGGTTAGTTTTAATTTCCTTTACTCAATTGATTTCTTCCCCTCCTGCGTTCAGCACACTTCAACCcccactctccttctctgctgCTGGCCTCAGCCCTATAACATGCTCTTCATCCCCCATCAACTCGTCATCACAGCCACCCCAAGGCACTCTGCGTACGACTTGTTTCTCTTCACCTCTGAAACCTTTTATCACACCTCTTGTTTTTCACCTCATGCATGGATGCCATCCACCTGGACTCTGCCCCCTTCACCTCATGAACTCCTCGCCCTCCTTTCCACTTTCCAAAACAGAACTCTGATCCTTTTCCCCTTCAAACTGTATTATGTCTGTCAAATGAATGTTACTCATTTTAATTGGCGTCATAAAACAGCTAACTGTTTACTATCCG encodes:
- the sema6dl gene encoding sema domain, transmembrane domain (TM), and cytoplasmic domain, (semaphorin) 6D, like; the protein is MGSRPLFPLIVVLLMASCLEAVSFPEDNIPIEVVDYHYTRQYPVFRGRPSGNESQHRLDFQLMTKIQDTLFIAGRDQVYLVSLRESYRNEIIPYRKLTWRSGQADRETCALKGKHRDECHNFIKVLVPRNDDLVFICGTNGFNPMCRYYRLDNLEFDGEEISGLARCPFDAKQTNVALFADGKLYSATVADFLASDAVIYRSMGDGSALRTIKYDSKWLKEPHFLHAVEYGHYVYFFYREIAAEHNNLGKAVYSRVARICKNDVGGSQRVLEKHWTSFVKARLNCSVPGESFFYFDVLQSITDIIDINGVPSVVGVFTTQLNSIPGSAVCAFSMADIEKVFRGRFKEQKTADSVWTPFPEERLPKPRPGCCAGHGPAESFKTSMEFPDETLQFIKSHPLMDAAVPSIGDEPWFTKTRVRYRLTALAVDSAAGPNKNYTVVFIGSEAGIVLKVLAKSSPFSLNDSVLLEEIDVFNRAKCLSTNEDDQRVLSFHLDKDTHTLYVAFSSCVVRIPLSRCERHSSCQKSCIASRDPYCGWMPHGSCERISPGVLTGYEQDVENGNTTRLGDCHEFLATTSAPDYKSYGDPTSDMELSSPSVTPVASGPIDSPKIIATQTPELFGSRKFVLQDDPATHSFDSFPGVPEGVWEVQSGESNQMVHMNILITCVFAAFLLGAFIAGMVVYCYRDAFLRKPRKVQKDAESAQSCTDSTGSFAKLNGLFDSPVKEYQPDIDSPKLYTNLLSNGKDMPPGEDTKTMILSSQPPELAALPTPESTPVLQQKSLHPLKNQWERAQGKVNGPRKEHFPSSPPPHTAVVGNVHIPSAVVLPNATHDQRSAYSTAEMPRSERKVQNTEQSGSKSSRKEHRRSVDARNTLNDLLKHLNDGNGVPKAILADMPQKSRQHLMLDPMVSMTEIPPKVPSREASLYSPSSSLPRNSPTKRVDVPLPTTPTTPTGPMNTLERQRAYHRSSTQRHSISSMHSPNGMSVSRQPSMNRGGHMPPTPPSRMDSHGMPMGMHPQPSVSRQSSYSGHGSLPRMGLKRTPSIKPDVPPKPNGFVPQTTQMRVVNKYSY